TTACACCCATTACGAAATCTCTAACTGGGCGCGGGCCAACGGCGAAGCCCCCTGGCAAACGCCTGGCCTGGCGGCAGCCCATAATTTAATCTACTGGCGCAACCAGCCCTACCTGGGAGTGGGCGCGGGGGCCTATAGCACGGTCAACGGGGAGCGGTGGATGAACGTTAAACAGCCCCAAACTTATATTGCCCGCCTTGAACAGGGCGCCGGGCTGGGCGCTGCCCGCGACGAGTCAACCGTGGAGCGGATTGACCCCAACACAGCCATGGCCGAACACATGCTGCTGGGGTTGCGGTTGGTGCGTGAGGGAGTGAGCGCGGCGGAATTTGGAGCCAGGTTTGGAAAGCCGCTGCAAACAGAGTATACTCAGGCCATCGAGTTTGGCCTTGCGCGTGGTCTGCTTGAATGGCTTTCAACGCCAACCGGCCCCCATCTGCGGTTAACCCGACCCGGACGTTTTTTAGCCAACCAGGTCATTGTTCAATTCATGCCGTAAAGGAGACAAGCCATGCCGGAAACCGATAAAATGCGCCGTTTGCGCCAACTGTCTCGCCAACGGATGCGCCTTATCTGGGAAATAGCCAGCCTGGACGAGACCAGCCTGAGCAATGAAGAACGCCTGCTGGTCAACATTATGCGGCTGCACCCCGAATACTATGATCTCTGGGAACGCCTGGACGAGGTGACCGAGGCCGAACTGGAGCGCGACAAGACCAATCCCGTGTTGCACGTCACCATCCACCAGATCATCGAAAATCAAATTGCCACCAACCATCCCCCTGAAACTGCGCAAACTCTGGAACGTTTGCTGGAAAAGGGACTGAGCCGGCACGAGGCCATCCACGAAATAGGCAGCGTTTTAGCCCGGGACATCGCCGAGATCATGAAATCGAACCGGAATTTTAGCGAGCAAAAATATATTCGCCGGTTACGCCAACTGGTCAAACCACGGCGACAAAAGCGACGGAGGCTATTTTGAAACAAACCCCTGGCCCCAACTTGGCCTGGCCGACCCTGAACGCCGACATTGTCAATTGCCGGGCCTGCCCCCGGCTGGTGGCCTGGCGCGAGCAGGTAGCCCGCGAAAAACGGCGGGCTTACCGCGATTGGGAGTATTGGGGCAAACCCGTGCCCGGTTTTGGCGACCGGTCGGCCCGGCTGTTACTGGTGGGACTGGCCCCTGGCGCGCATGGGGCCAACCGCACCGGCCGCATGTTCACCGGCGATGGCTCCGGCGACACCCTGTATACCGCCCTGTATCAAACCGGTTTTGCCAATCAACCCATCGCCCGGCAGCGGGATGACGGCCTGGTTCTGACCGATGTCTTTATCACGGCCGTGGGCCGCTGCGCCCCGCCCGGCAACCGGCCCACGGCCGAGGAATTGCATCGCTGCCGCCCCTTTTTGCACCGCGAATGGCATTTGCTGCCCCAGGTCCGCGTTATCGTCGCCCTGGGGCAGATTGCGTTTGAGGGCTGCCTGCATTTGCTGCGCGAACTTGGCTACGAAGTCCCCCGCCTGAAATTTGGCCACGGCCGGCATTACCAACTCACTGCTCCGGCCCAGGGCGGCGTTAAGCACCTGCTGGCTTCTTACCATCCCAGCCGCCAGAACACCCAAACCGGCCGCCTGACCCCGGCCATGTTGCGGGATGTTTTTCTGCTGGCCCGGTCGTTATTAGAAATGTAAACCCGCACTTTTAAGCACAAATAGACGCATTTCTTAAATGGTGCTGGACTTACCGGAAAAGTCGTGATATGATTAGGAAGGCTTGGCGAGCGCCTCGGCAATTGTTTAATGCTTATTCGGCAACAAGTCTAATATTAGTGTTGGTTGCTTGATCGGGCAGTGAAAAAGCCTAGCTAAAGATCAAGCCGTGGGCAATGCTGGAGTTTTTTATTTTACTATCATATCAGGAGGCAGGTAATGGGAGTTATTCTTGGCATAGCACTTGTGGTTTTGGGCATAGCCCTGGGTTTTATTGTCACTTTTCTCTTTGCCTGGGGCAAAGCGATAGAAACATTTGTGGGCGTGCTGCTGGTAGCGGCCGGGGTGGTGGTTGGGTTTGTGGTTGAGTGGCTGATTGACCTGGCCTACCGCCGTAACCGCGAGTTGCAAGAACAGTTGAACCGGCAGAAGGGCGATAGATCGCTTTTGCTGGGCGCTTCGGTGGGCGACGGTCAGGGTGACGCCTCGGATACGCTGGCCGACTTCCTGCGTCAGCGAGACCAGGAATTGCAGGAACTGCGCGCCCAACTGACGGAGCAGGACAATCGGATGGATAGTTTGCAGGGCGAATTCGATGCCTACCAGCGCACGCATCCCGATGATTTGACCGTTATCAAGGGCATTGGGCCGGTTTACCAGTGGAAACTGCGCGACGCCGGTTTTAATACCTACAAGCAGATGGCTAACGCCGATCCTGACCAACTCCGGCGCATGCTCGATGTGAAGAATTGGCAACGGGTCAACGTGGAGGCCTGGATTGAACAGGCCCGCGACTGGGCCAAACGAGGGGAATAAACGATGTTTGAAGGGGACTTGGTTGATCAAGAAGTTAAAAAGAAAAAACGACGAGTTCTCATTATCTTGATTTTTTTGCTCCTGGCCACCGGCGGACTGGCCGTGATCAATCTTCCGCCAGCCTCAACCACAACAGTGGCCGGAACGGGCAGCGACACCCCTGTCTCAGCCGGCACAGTAACCTTAACCACCCCCAGCCCCACAGACGAAACCCCAGGGGGTGAGATAACGTCTGAGGAAAAACCAACGCCTGCCAGAGCAGAAACCGCCGCTGAAACAGAGAGCGGCGGGGTTGGCGGCGGCCAGAGTGCCCCTGGCACACAGACTCCTGGCGAGGAAAGTAGTGACACCTCAGCCACAGGCGAAACAACCGGCGGCGAAACTTCTACAGAGGAAACGCCAGGTGGCACCGACGGGGGAGAGACAACCGGCGCAGACAGCGGTACA
This genomic interval from Anaerolineae bacterium contains the following:
- a CDS encoding uracil-DNA glycosylase, giving the protein MYSPVTPTGQTTATKATEAILKQTPGPNLAWPTLNADIVNCRACPRLVAWREQVAREKRRAYRDWEYWGKPVPGFGDRSARLLLVGLAPGAHGANRTGRMFTGDGSGDTLYTALYQTGFANQPIARQRDDGLVLTDVFITAVGRCAPPGNRPTAEELHRCRPFLHREWHLLPQVRVIVALGQIAFEGCLHLLRELGYEVPRLKFGHGRHYQLTAPAQGGVKHLLASYHPSRQNTQTGRLTPAMLRDVFLLARSLLEM
- a CDS encoding DUF1841 family protein; its protein translation is MPETDKMRRLRQLSRQRMRLIWEIASLDETSLSNEERLLVNIMRLHPEYYDLWERLDEVTEAELERDKTNPVLHVTIHQIIENQIATNHPPETAQTLERLLEKGLSRHEAIHEIGSVLARDIAEIMKSNRNFSEQKYIRRLRQLVKPRRQKRRRLF